One window of Dysidea avara chromosome 11, odDysAvar1.4, whole genome shotgun sequence genomic DNA carries:
- the LOC136239633 gene encoding F-box only protein 9-like, whose protein sequence is MHMESSDEDEEEAAPYSSVNMHEPEELSLFRQQWQLELQLQSTNKVQNALSVDAETKAKTFFSQGIAAERHGNHYQAISYYRQAIQLVPDIEHKMCYNDATTSGTETHEVGTSNLSSQLVENFQHLSLFVTCSPDIPTTQAHISCLPQEIMITILRWTVSSDLHLQCLEQVSMVCKGFYLLARQPSIWRLACTKLWGRDCVPSSYGGSWRHMFITRPHPHFHGLYISECSYVRQGEASLDRFYRPFHTVVYYRYLRFFSNGRVLYLTSPEDPASCVSKIKGYGDHQSLLGGHYTISDNDEDRRLSVVVHAHCLQHSPLAGSNRRHHHRNTSSKMEVTHEQNFHMEFVLRGRRFNQFTWVDHYCHTFNRRSGVSNVSHFEIDRKYCPFWFSRVRSYTNNTIGILC, encoded by the exons ATGCATATGGAAAGTTCGGACGAAGATGAAGAAGAGGCAGCTCCCTATAGTTCTGTTAATATGCACGAG CCAGAAGAACTATCGCTGTTCAGACAACAATGGCAACTGGAACTACAACTACAGTCGACGAATAAAGTTCAAAATGCCCTGTCCGTAGACGCTGAAACAAAA GCTAAGACTTTCTTCAGTCAAGGAATAGCTGCAGAACGACATGGCAACCACTATCAAG CCATTTCATATTACCGTCAGGCTATACAGTTAGTACCAGACATTGAACACAAGATGTGCTATAATGATGCTACTACTAGTGGTACTG AAACACATGAAGTTGGTACtag TAACCTATCATCACAACTAGTGGAAAACTTCCAGCACTTGTCATTATTTGTGACCTGTTCACCTGATATTCCCACCACA CAAGCCCACATCTCATGTCTACCACAAGAAATCATGATCACCATCCTCCGCTGGACTGTCTCCTCTGACCTGCACCTGCAGTGTCTTGAACAGGTCTCCATG GTATGCAAAGGCTTTTATTTGTTGGCACGGCAACCTTCAATATGGCGGCTGGCATGTACCAAGCTATGGGGCAGAGACTGTGTCCCATCATCTTATGGGGGATCATGGCGACACATGTTCATTACACGACCACACCCTCATTTTCATG GGTTGTACATTAGTGAGTGTTCATACGTGAGACAAGGGGAGGCGTCTCTTGATAGGTTCTACCGACCTTTCCACACTGTTGTATATTATCGTTATCTTCGCTTCTTCTCTAATG GTCGAGTACTATATCTCACTAGCCCGGAGGACCCGGCTTCATGTGTGAGTAAGATTAAAGGTTATGGCGATCATCAATCATTGCTTGGTGGCCATTACACCATCTCAGATAATGATGAAGATAGAAGG TTGTCAGTTGTAGTACATGCCCACTGTCTTCAACATTCCCCATTGGCTGGGAGCAACCGGAGACATCACCATAGAAACACCAGCAGCAAAATGGAGGTTACTCATGAACAAAATTTCCACATG GAGTTTGTGTTAAGGGGGCGTCGATTTAATCAGTTCACTTGGGTTGACCATTACTGCCACACCTTCAACAG GAGGTCTGGTGTTAGTAATGTGTCTCATTTTGAAATAGACCGGAAATATTGCCCATTCTGGTTCTCAAGGGTTCGTAGTTACACCAACAATACAATTGGTATTTTATGTTAA